The following proteins are co-located in the Pseudarthrobacter siccitolerans genome:
- a CDS encoding SRPBCC family protein: MPVVEESVVIARPPQEVFDFLSKFENIAVYDSSVTSSGQVGDGPIGVGSRGRGTSKIMGRQFDWTVEVTEFDPPRRMVSRSVEGKLDFTVTLTLEPAADGTRLTQRIDAASGLGGVFGKLADALVERAQGRTVRANLETLAEWLAEHPQV; this comes from the coding sequence GTGCCTGTTGTAGAAGAAAGTGTCGTTATTGCCCGGCCGCCGCAGGAGGTCTTTGACTTTCTGTCGAAATTCGAAAACATCGCCGTCTATGATTCCTCCGTCACCTCGTCAGGGCAGGTCGGGGACGGCCCTATTGGAGTCGGTTCCCGGGGGCGTGGAACCAGCAAAATCATGGGACGGCAGTTCGACTGGACCGTGGAGGTCACCGAATTCGATCCGCCCCGGCGCATGGTGTCCCGTTCAGTCGAGGGCAAGCTGGACTTCACCGTGACGTTAACGCTCGAACCGGCCGCCGACGGTACGCGCCTTACCCAGAGGATCGACGCCGCGTCCGGCCTGGGCGGGGTGTTTGGCAAGCTGGCGGATGCGCTGGTGGAACGGGCCCAGGGGAGGACGGTCCGCGCCAATCTCGAGACCCTGGCGGAGTGGCTGGCGGAGCACCCGCAGGTTTGA